Proteins encoded together in one Neobacillus sp. FSL H8-0543 window:
- a CDS encoding DUF4386 family protein: MTGATLIFICALLVMFGDFPQISVWGALLAIPVAANEMILAVWLIVKGFNESSLATLFAGRKATK, from the coding sequence ATGACAGGGGCAACTCTTATTTTTATCTGTGCCTTGTTAGTAATGTTCGGCGATTTTCCGCAAATTTCTGTATGGGGAGCTCTTTTAGCGATACCTGTCGCAGCTAATGAAATGATTTTAGCCGTATGGCTGATCGTTAAAGGATTCAATGAATCTTCCCTTGCAACCTTGTTTGCAGGAAGAAAAGCGACGAAATAG
- a CDS encoding DUF4386 family protein, which yields MNSNKKAEKIVGVLFIAAAVTAVMGLILKKPILNGPNYLINGAEHDKQVILAVVMELLLVVTAIGTATTMFPILRKYIGLYQSWV from the coding sequence ATGAATTCAAATAAAAAAGCAGAAAAAATTGTGGGCGTACTGTTTATCGCTGCAGCTGTTACGGCGGTAATGGGGCTTATTTTGAAAAAGCCAATCCTAAATGGTCCAAATTACTTAATTAATGGTGCCGAACATGACAAGCAGGTAATACTGGCAGTGGTGATGGAGTTACTTCTTGTCGTAACAGCTATTGGAACTGCTACTACCATGTTTCCAATTTTAAGAAAGTATATAGGTTTATATCAATCTTGGGTATGA
- a CDS encoding helix-turn-helix transcriptional regulator: MGKTPVGNHIRKLRFNHDEMTQQQLADKVGVTRQTIVALEKGNYSPSLELAFRIAHAFNLALEEVFFYGDRTNL; this comes from the coding sequence ATGGGTAAAACTCCTGTCGGCAATCACATCCGCAAATTACGATTCAACCATGATGAAATGACTCAGCAGCAATTAGCTGACAAGGTGGGCGTAACCAGACAAACCATCGTGGCTCTCGAAAAGGGAAACTACTCCCCATCTCTAGAACTTGCTTTTCGAATTGCTCACGCCTTTAATTTAGCTTTGGAAGAGGTATTCTTTTACGGAGACCGCACAAATCTGTAA
- a CDS encoding AarF/ABC1/UbiB kinase family protein: MIKKRIRHIQRYRDIVYAFTRYGFGFVMKELGLLDLLKLPKRDLEGANEQLQRRTTGERIRMFLEDLGPTFVKIGQIASTRPDIIPADIILELEKLQDRVSLFPFEEVKKIIEEEFAEPLEVSFAEFQEVPLAAASIGQVHYAVLQTGEKVAVKVQRPYIKKVIETDLEILQDLARLAESRLDWGARYPIRDIVEELARSIREELDYENEGRNADRIANQFKNDPTILIPKVYWEYTTSKVLTMEYYEGTKLNEVDKLDEQGFDSKVIAERIVNAIFQQILLDGFFHGDPHPGNILALPGEVIVFMDFGMVGRLTSEMKNHIASFVIALMRQNTVEVVKAITNMGLVPDDVNVTQLRSDVDKLREKYIDVPFSQMSVGTAVNELFSVAYRHNIQLPTDLTILGKSLLTLEGTVEKLNQEISIIAVAEPFGRQLLMERLNPKNVAGKAWSNFTEYGDILQEFPKTVKDLTSIMKKGKMQIEITTPELDNLLQKLNRISNRLSFSIVLLAFSIIMVGVIIGASLSGQTSPLLSNIPAIEIGFGISTIMFVWLLYSIFKSGRF; the protein is encoded by the coding sequence ATGATAAAGAAAAGGATCCGCCATATTCAGCGCTACCGTGATATCGTATATGCCTTTACCCGCTATGGTTTTGGGTTTGTTATGAAAGAATTAGGACTTCTTGATCTCCTTAAATTACCTAAAAGGGACCTTGAGGGAGCTAATGAACAACTGCAACGCAGAACGACCGGTGAACGTATAAGAATGTTTTTGGAGGACCTTGGTCCAACCTTTGTAAAAATTGGCCAGATTGCCAGCACCAGACCAGATATTATTCCGGCTGATATCATTCTTGAACTAGAAAAACTCCAAGATCGCGTATCCCTTTTTCCATTTGAAGAAGTAAAGAAAATTATCGAGGAAGAATTTGCAGAACCATTGGAAGTTTCATTTGCTGAATTTCAGGAAGTCCCGTTGGCTGCTGCGTCGATTGGACAAGTTCATTATGCCGTTTTACAAACGGGTGAGAAAGTTGCCGTAAAAGTCCAACGACCGTATATAAAAAAGGTAATTGAAACAGACTTAGAAATTCTTCAGGATTTAGCGAGATTAGCGGAATCCCGGCTAGACTGGGGAGCAAGATATCCCATTCGTGATATTGTAGAAGAATTAGCTCGGTCTATTCGTGAAGAATTGGATTATGAGAATGAGGGCAGAAACGCTGATAGGATTGCAAATCAGTTTAAAAACGATCCCACTATTCTTATTCCAAAAGTATATTGGGAATACACAACATCGAAGGTATTGACAATGGAATATTATGAAGGAACGAAATTAAACGAAGTGGATAAGCTTGATGAACAAGGATTTGACAGCAAAGTTATTGCTGAAAGGATTGTCAATGCCATTTTTCAGCAAATTTTACTAGATGGCTTCTTTCATGGTGACCCTCATCCTGGTAATATCTTAGCCCTACCGGGAGAAGTAATTGTTTTTATGGATTTTGGAATGGTCGGTCGCTTAACGTCAGAAATGAAGAATCACATCGCATCCTTTGTAATTGCATTAATGCGTCAAAATACCGTTGAGGTAGTAAAAGCAATAACGAATATGGGATTGGTACCAGATGATGTGAATGTTACCCAGCTTCGATCGGATGTGGATAAGCTTCGCGAAAAGTACATAGATGTTCCCTTTAGTCAGATGAGTGTGGGGACAGCAGTAAATGAACTGTTTTCTGTTGCTTATCGGCATAACATTCAGTTGCCAACAGATTTAACGATATTAGGAAAATCGTTACTTACTTTAGAGGGAACCGTGGAAAAGCTTAATCAAGAAATAAGTATCATTGCCGTTGCTGAACCATTTGGAAGGCAACTATTAATGGAACGCCTAAATCCTAAAAATGTGGCGGGAAAGGCATGGAGCAATTTTACTGAATATGGAGATATTCTTCAGGAATTTCCAAAAACGGTGAAAGACCTTACATCGATTATGAAAAAGGGAAAGATGCAAATTGAGATCACTACACCTGAACTTGATAATCTCTTACAAAAACTAAATCGAATTAGCAACAGGCTATCTTTTAGTATCGTGTTACTAGCGTTTAGTATCATTATGGTAGGAGTAATCATCGGCGCTTCATTGTCGGGTCAAACCTCTCCGTTGCTATCGAATATCCCAGCGATCGAAATTGGTTTCGGTATATCTACTATCATGTTTGTTTGGCTGCTCTATTCAATTTTTAAATCGGGGCGTTTTTAA
- a CDS encoding oxidoreductase, which translates to MVEENLTGKRIIVTGANSGIGFEAAKALGKRGAEVILAVRNEQKGQQAKEAILKVNPQATVRVMILDLADLASIREFAGNFSNRYQSLDILINNAGVMVPPYQQTKDGFEMQFGSNHLGHFALTGLLLPLLKKTEGSRVVSLSSIAHRGGSIYFNNLDGSKGYKPMKFYRQSKLATLLFAKELDRRLKQHGITTISLACHPGISTTNLFKLGKRDAPEFMKKFSTLFFQPADKGALPTIYAAAEKSLTGGEYIGPDGRGNRKGLPTLETPAPGVYNPNTMNKLWEVSEKLTRVTYDFS; encoded by the coding sequence ATGGTTGAAGAAAATCTAACAGGCAAACGAATCATTGTTACCGGTGCAAATAGCGGAATAGGTTTTGAGGCGGCCAAAGCTTTAGGTAAAAGAGGTGCTGAAGTTATTTTAGCTGTCCGTAACGAACAAAAAGGGCAGCAGGCAAAAGAGGCGATTCTTAAAGTAAATCCCCAAGCGACAGTAAGGGTGATGATTCTCGATTTAGCAGATTTGGCGAGTATTAGAGAATTTGCAGGGAACTTCAGCAATCGCTATCAATCTTTAGATATATTAATTAATAATGCGGGTGTGATGGTACCACCTTATCAGCAAACAAAAGATGGCTTTGAAATGCAATTTGGCAGTAACCATTTAGGACACTTTGCCTTAACAGGGTTATTGCTGCCACTGTTAAAGAAAACGGAAGGGTCACGTGTCGTTTCCCTCAGCAGCATTGCTCATAGAGGAGGTTCTATTTACTTTAATAATCTCGATGGTTCGAAAGGATATAAACCAATGAAGTTTTATCGCCAAAGTAAGCTGGCCACATTATTGTTTGCTAAGGAGTTGGACAGGAGACTGAAACAGCATGGAATCACTACAATCAGCCTGGCCTGCCACCCAGGTATTTCAACCACCAATCTATTTAAATTGGGCAAACGCGATGCTCCTGAATTTATGAAGAAGTTTTCGACCTTGTTTTTCCAACCTGCTGACAAGGGAGCACTGCCAACCATTTATGCAGCGGCAGAAAAGAGTTTAACAGGCGGAGAATACATTGGTCCAGACGGTAGAGGAAACCGAAAAGGATTACCGACTCTTGAGACCCCTGCCCCAGGGGTTTATAATCCAAATACGATGAATAAACTGTGGGAAGTATCAGAGAAATTAACCCGCGTAACCTATGATTTTTCTTGA
- a CDS encoding YitT family protein codes for MYRTRLGFYQNYSRSSGAFLIKNTVFTFLGASLVAISLQLFLVKNFVIDGGIVGISIILSHITNLEVGLLLLLLNFPFLCIGYFYLGKRFLTLSLFAIFVLSIGSHLLEPYPAITNIPYLVIIFGGLTLGMGVGIIIRFGGCLDGTEVLAILFSKRSTFTVGQYILLFNFFIFGSAIFIFGFKEAVYSLITFFVAYKTIDFSMKIDI; via the coding sequence ATGTATAGGACAAGACTTGGATTTTACCAGAATTACAGTAGGTCAAGCGGGGCCTTCCTTATAAAAAATACAGTTTTTACATTTTTGGGTGCGTCTCTGGTCGCTATTTCTTTACAATTATTTTTGGTGAAAAATTTTGTAATTGATGGCGGGATTGTGGGGATAAGTATAATTCTTTCTCATATTACCAATCTTGAAGTCGGTTTGCTTCTTTTGCTATTAAACTTTCCTTTTTTATGTATTGGCTATTTTTATTTGGGGAAGAGATTTTTAACCTTAAGTCTTTTCGCTATTTTTGTTCTATCAATAGGATCCCACCTTCTTGAACCTTATCCGGCTATAACAAATATTCCTTACTTAGTAATAATCTTTGGCGGATTAACACTGGGAATGGGTGTAGGCATTATTATTCGCTTTGGCGGCTGTTTAGATGGCACCGAGGTTTTGGCCATTTTGTTTAGCAAACGGTCAACTTTTACAGTGGGGCAATATATATTGTTGTTTAACTTCTTCATATTTGGTAGTGCGATATTTATTTTTGGATTTAAGGAAGCCGTTTACTCGTTGATAACCTTTTTTGTAGCTTATAAAACGATTGATTTTTCAATGAAAATTGATATATAA